A genome region from Sphingobacteriaceae bacterium GW460-11-11-14-LB5 includes the following:
- a CDS encoding sialate O-acetylesterase — protein sequence MKAFFGLITGLIFLISGNIYAQKVKVACVGNSVTAGYLLPNPKQESYPAQLQQLLGDQYLVGNFGHSGATLLKKGHNPYFKTKEFNDALNFQADIVIIHLGLNDTDPRNWPNYKGDFQADYQWLIDSLKKGNPKLKIYCCKLSPIFSGHPRFKSGTRDWYGQAQDKIEGVAKANQFELIDLNNALNNRPELFADNLHPDINGAGIIAKTVYAHITGNFGGFKLNTLFADHMVLQRDRPIPVYGTANAGDWIEVQFNHITRRTITDRNGQWKVFFKPMKFGGPYLLKVKSNQHAVWLKDVMIGDVWLCSGQSNMAFPLKSSATAQATLSRLNKNLPVRLLKYNLLAETDNIAWDEKTLKQVNELNYFAGTWAKPDENNVGSFSAVAYYFGEKVVSNTQIPIGLIQMAVGGSTLESWMDRKTLEHDNLLVDLLANWRKSDFIQDWVRGRANVNLKNALIPKQRHPYEPAYNYEAGISNLIGFPIKGVIWYQGESNAHNIELYNHEFPLLVKSWREKWNGNFPFYSVQLSSIDRPSWPFFRDAQRKLQAVIPNSGMAVSSDLGDSLNVHPTHKKEIGERLALLALKNTYHQNISAIGPVAVKAVRKGNTIMINFSHAKRLMLGNGPVLKGFEVADEKGNHLPIRATIINNQVHLIVPAQLKIKQVLYAWQPFTRANLINEAKLPASTFSISIN from the coding sequence ATGAAAGCTTTTTTCGGGTTAATAACAGGACTGATCTTTTTGATCAGCGGCAATATTTATGCGCAAAAAGTAAAGGTTGCCTGTGTCGGGAATTCCGTAACGGCGGGTTATTTATTGCCTAATCCAAAACAAGAATCTTATCCGGCGCAATTGCAGCAGCTTTTGGGCGATCAATATCTGGTCGGTAATTTCGGCCATAGCGGAGCTACCTTGTTGAAAAAAGGCCATAATCCTTATTTTAAAACCAAAGAATTTAATGATGCACTAAACTTTCAGGCGGATATTGTCATTATTCATCTCGGTTTAAATGATACCGATCCCCGTAACTGGCCAAATTATAAAGGCGATTTTCAAGCTGATTACCAATGGCTGATCGATAGCTTGAAAAAAGGAAACCCAAAGCTTAAAATTTATTGCTGCAAACTAAGCCCGATTTTTAGCGGTCATCCAAGATTTAAGTCGGGAACACGCGATTGGTATGGGCAGGCTCAGGATAAAATTGAAGGGGTTGCAAAGGCAAATCAATTTGAACTGATCGACCTCAATAATGCTTTAAATAACCGCCCGGAGCTTTTTGCCGATAATCTCCATCCTGATATTAATGGCGCTGGTATTATTGCAAAAACGGTATATGCACATATTACCGGAAATTTTGGAGGCTTTAAATTAAATACACTATTTGCTGACCATATGGTTTTGCAGCGCGACCGGCCGATCCCGGTTTATGGAACAGCCAATGCTGGTGATTGGATTGAAGTCCAGTTTAACCACATTACCCGGCGAACAATAACCGATCGAAATGGCCAATGGAAAGTGTTTTTTAAACCGATGAAATTTGGTGGGCCATACCTGCTTAAAGTTAAGTCAAATCAACATGCTGTTTGGTTAAAAGATGTGATGATTGGCGATGTATGGTTGTGTTCGGGGCAATCGAATATGGCCTTTCCGTTAAAATCATCGGCTACCGCTCAGGCTACCTTAAGCCGGCTAAACAAAAATCTCCCGGTTAGATTATTGAAGTATAATCTACTGGCCGAAACAGATAACATTGCCTGGGATGAAAAAACATTAAAGCAGGTAAATGAACTCAATTATTTCGCTGGAACCTGGGCTAAACCCGATGAAAATAATGTCGGTAGTTTTTCAGCCGTTGCTTATTATTTTGGAGAAAAAGTTGTCTCAAATACGCAAATCCCAATTGGGCTCATTCAAATGGCCGTTGGCGGTTCAACGCTCGAATCGTGGATGGATCGAAAAACATTAGAACATGATAATTTGCTGGTTGATTTGTTGGCTAACTGGCGGAAATCGGATTTTATCCAGGATTGGGTAAGGGGCAGGGCAAATGTAAACCTCAAAAATGCATTGATCCCGAAACAACGGCACCCTTACGAACCAGCCTATAATTATGAAGCCGGGATTTCTAATTTAATCGGCTTTCCAATAAAAGGTGTGATTTGGTACCAGGGAGAGAGCAATGCACATAATATTGAGCTTTATAATCACGAATTTCCATTATTGGTTAAAAGCTGGCGTGAAAAATGGAATGGTAACTTTCCTTTTTATAGTGTTCAGCTGTCTTCTATCGATCGTCCTTCCTGGCCCTTTTTTAGGGATGCACAACGAAAACTGCAGGCTGTTATTCCCAATTCAGGTATGGCCGTGAGCTCTGATCTGGGCGATTCGCTTAATGTTCATCCTACACATAAAAAAGAGATAGGCGAACGCCTGGCTTTACTCGCCTTAAAAAATACTTACCATCAAAATATTTCAGCTATTGGCCCTGTTGCAGTGAAAGCTGTACGTAAGGGAAATACCATCATGATCAACTTTAGCCATGCCAAAAGGCTGATGTTGGGCAATGGGCCGGTTTTAAAAGGTTTTGAAGTAGCGGATGAAAAGGGAAATCACCTTCCCATCAGAGCGACTATCATTAATAACCAGGTACATTTAATTGTTCCTGCTCAACTGAAAATCAAGCAGGTTTTATATGCCTGGCAACCTTTTACCAGGGCTAATTTAATTAACGAAGCCAAACTACCAGCTTCCACATTTTCCATTTCCATCAATTAA
- a CDS encoding N-acylglucosamine 2-epimerase yields the protein MSYTTQALQKLAAFYKNQLLNNTVPFWFPRSFDQEHGGYLFMRDRDGSLIDDDKAVWIQGRAAWLLSTLCNTIEPKQAWLDGAKSGIDFLNNHCFDSDGQMFFHVTREGQPIRKRRYYFSETFAVIANAAYAKASGDEAAAEKARYLFGKCIEYATTPGLLPAKFTGTRPVKGIGVPMIMMNTAQQLRETVGDPRCDEWISTWIEEIKNDFVKDDIQCVMEQVAPDGSIIDHIDGRTLNPGHAIEGAWFILHEAKYRNNDPELIKLGCKMLDYMWARGWDKEYGGILYFKDVYNKPVQEYWQDMKFWWPQNETIIATLLAYTLTGDEKYARWHKMVHDYAYDKFHDQEHGEWFGYLHRDGTVAQTAKGNLFKGPFHLPRQEWYCAQLLQGMGY from the coding sequence ATGAGTTATACGACCCAAGCACTGCAAAAACTTGCTGCATTTTATAAAAACCAGTTGTTAAATAATACCGTTCCTTTTTGGTTTCCAAGATCGTTTGATCAGGAACACGGCGGTTATCTGTTTATGCGCGATCGTGACGGAAGTTTAATCGATGATGATAAAGCGGTATGGATTCAGGGGCGCGCCGCATGGTTGTTATCTACCCTTTGTAATACCATTGAACCTAAACAAGCGTGGCTTGATGGCGCAAAATCCGGAATAGATTTTTTAAATAACCATTGTTTTGATAGCGACGGACAGATGTTTTTTCATGTAACCCGTGAGGGGCAGCCGATTCGCAAAAGACGCTATTATTTCTCTGAAACTTTTGCGGTGATTGCCAATGCAGCCTATGCAAAAGCCAGCGGTGATGAAGCTGCAGCTGAAAAAGCAAGATATCTGTTTGGGAAATGTATCGAATACGCCACAACACCAGGATTATTGCCTGCAAAATTTACAGGAACGCGTCCGGTAAAAGGGATAGGTGTACCCATGATTATGATGAATACCGCCCAGCAGTTGAGGGAAACCGTTGGCGATCCGCGTTGTGATGAATGGATTTCAACCTGGATTGAAGAAATCAAAAACGATTTTGTGAAAGATGATATCCAGTGTGTGATGGAACAGGTCGCACCAGATGGCTCCATAATCGATCATATCGATGGAAGAACATTAAATCCTGGTCATGCCATAGAAGGCGCCTGGTTTATCTTACACGAAGCAAAATACCGCAATAACGATCCCGAATTAATTAAATTAGGCTGTAAAATGCTCGATTATATGTGGGCGCGTGGCTGGGACAAAGAATATGGTGGGATTTTATACTTTAAAGATGTGTACAACAAACCTGTTCAGGAGTATTGGCAGGATATGAAATTCTGGTGGCCACAAAACGAAACGATTATTGCCACATTATTGGCTTATACCTTAACCGGTGATGAAAAATATGCGCGCTGGCATAAAATGGTTCATGATTACGCTTACGATAAATTTCATGATCAGGAACATGGAGAATGGTTTGGTTACCTGCATCGCGATGGTACGGTAGCGCAGACAGCGAAAGGCAACCTGTTTAAAGGGCCATTTCATTTGCCAAGACAGGAATGGTATTGTGCACAGTTATTGCAGGGAATGGGTTACTAA
- a CDS encoding DUF4440 domain-containing protein, with product MEQKPPLPPFTHETAVQKVQMAEDAWNSRDPGRVCMAYTINTEWRNRSEFINGREEVKAFLSGKWEKELDYKLRKELWSFTENRIAVRFEYEWHNEAGQWYRSYGNELWEFDENGLMQKRYASINDMQIAEQDRHL from the coding sequence ATGGAACAAAAACCACCGCTACCACCATTTACCCATGAAACTGCAGTACAGAAAGTACAAATGGCCGAAGATGCCTGGAACTCACGCGATCCCGGGCGGGTATGTATGGCCTACACCATCAATACAGAATGGCGCAACCGAAGCGAATTTATTAATGGTCGTGAAGAGGTAAAAGCCTTTTTATCGGGCAAATGGGAAAAGGAACTGGATTATAAGCTCAGAAAAGAATTATGGTCGTTCACCGAAAACCGCATAGCAGTAAGATTTGAATACGAATGGCATAACGAGGCTGGCCAGTGGTACCGCAGCTATGGCAATGAGTTATGGGAGTTTGACGAAAATGGCTTAATGCAGAAACGTTATGCCAGTATAAATGATATGCAAATTGCTGAACAGGATCGACACTTGTAA
- a CDS encoding hydrolase: MKKLIWSALIMAVVFGKSNLMAQSISTTSKSASETANVHYRRVSINGLNVFYREAGPLGAPTVLLLHGFPSSSHMFRNLIPILSKKYHVIAPDLPGFGYSDLPERTTFDYTFDNLAKTMQTFVDELKLKRFAIYVFDYGAPTGYRLALANPEKITGIISQNGNAYVEGLSEGWNPIRRYWENDTQANRAALRDFLTLEATQSQYLTGVNDPSVIAPESYTLDQYFLDRPGVAEIQLDLFKDYKNNVALYPKFQEYFRTYKPKILAVWGNKDPFFLPAGAEAYKKDQPDAKVKFYNTGHFALESHVVEIGDEILKFLATLPK, translated from the coding sequence ATGAAAAAATTAATTTGGTCAGCATTAATAATGGCTGTTGTATTTGGAAAATCAAACCTCATGGCACAATCTATTTCAACAACAAGCAAATCTGCTTCAGAAACAGCAAATGTTCATTATCGCCGCGTAAGTATAAATGGTTTGAATGTATTTTATCGGGAAGCAGGTCCGCTGGGCGCCCCAACGGTGTTATTACTTCACGGTTTCCCCAGCTCATCGCATATGTTTCGTAATCTCATCCCCATCCTGAGCAAAAAGTATCATGTTATTGCACCCGATCTGCCAGGTTTTGGTTATAGCGATCTACCTGAGCGCACTACATTTGATTACACTTTCGATAATCTGGCTAAAACCATGCAGACGTTTGTAGATGAATTAAAACTTAAACGATTCGCCATATATGTTTTTGATTATGGTGCACCGACCGGATATCGTCTCGCACTGGCAAATCCCGAAAAAATTACGGGCATCATTTCACAAAACGGCAATGCCTATGTAGAAGGGCTTAGTGAAGGCTGGAACCCGATCCGACGTTACTGGGAAAACGACACTCAAGCAAACAGAGCGGCATTAAGAGACTTTCTAACCCTTGAAGCAACTCAATCACAATATTTGACAGGGGTGAATGATCCTTCGGTTATTGCACCGGAATCTTACACATTAGATCAGTATTTTCTCGATCGTCCGGGTGTGGCCGAAATTCAGCTTGATCTTTTTAAGGATTATAAAAATAATGTGGCCTTATATCCTAAATTTCAGGAATATTTTAGAACATACAAGCCAAAAATACTAGCTGTTTGGGGCAATAAAGATCCTTTCTTTTTACCTGCTGGTGCAGAAGCCTATAAAAAAGACCAACCCGATGCAAAGGTGAAATTTTACAATACCGGCCATTTCGCTTTAGAATCGCATGTTGTTGAAATTGGAGATGAAATCCTTAAATTTCTGGCAACTTTACCTAAATAA
- a CDS encoding LysR family transcriptional regulator — translation MNTNDLNLFEAVAHHGSFTRAAEAMFTVQSNVTARIKNLEEEFGTPLFTRTSRKVALTAAGETLMQYSKQLNHIISEAKRAIGKSDLVRGQIKIGFLETMMTIKGPELVNELAAKFPFVELEFKSAMRPTLLNDVINYRLDAAFVPAPIDVQELHQIKIKEEEIVVVAPGDCKTLDDLLNKKPVKTIVFDQGCVFRARLESWLVSKGIDQYHKTVMNSIEGVVNFIESGIGFSFLPKEIISSFYRGKNIKTFALPRELGLMTTLFVYRKDLPLTPALQGFISLFEEGNKN, via the coding sequence ATGAATACCAATGATTTAAATTTGTTCGAAGCAGTTGCCCATCATGGTAGTTTTACCAGGGCTGCTGAAGCCATGTTTACAGTACAGTCGAACGTTACTGCCCGTATCAAAAATCTGGAAGAAGAATTCGGCACGCCATTGTTTACCAGAACATCGAGAAAGGTAGCGCTAACAGCTGCAGGTGAAACATTGATGCAGTACAGCAAGCAGCTTAACCACATCATTAGCGAAGCAAAGAGGGCTATTGGTAAAAGTGATTTGGTTAGAGGGCAGATCAAAATTGGCTTTTTGGAGACGATGATGACGATTAAGGGACCGGAGCTGGTTAACGAACTTGCGGCTAAATTTCCTTTTGTTGAGCTAGAATTTAAATCGGCCATGCGCCCGACCCTTTTAAATGATGTAATAAATTATAGGCTCGATGCGGCATTTGTGCCAGCTCCAATAGATGTTCAGGAATTGCATCAGATCAAAATCAAAGAAGAAGAAATTGTTGTGGTTGCGCCGGGCGACTGCAAAACGCTTGACGATTTATTGAATAAGAAACCGGTAAAAACGATAGTGTTCGATCAGGGCTGTGTATTTAGGGCCAGGCTCGAATCGTGGCTGGTAAGCAAGGGGATTGATCAATATCATAAAACGGTTATGAATTCGATAGAAGGTGTAGTTAATTTTATTGAATCAGGTATTGGCTTTAGTTTTTTGCCTAAAGAAATTATCTCCAGCTTTTATCGTGGTAAAAATATCAAAACTTTTGCCCTTCCGCGCGAACTTGGATTAATGACTACCCTTTTTGTTTATCGTAAAGATTTACCACTTACACCCGCTTTGCAAGGATTTATTAGCCTTTTTGAGGAAGGTAACAAGAATTGA